In Candidatus Zixiibacteriota bacterium, a single window of DNA contains:
- a CDS encoding serine/threonine-protein kinase has protein sequence MTNKPEPYFDLRPGMTLGRNYFVVEFLGSGWEGEVYKVEERRTGILRAAKVFYEGRRLTDRQLKRYAKKLHKLRHCPIITQYHHRDMARVGREQVEILVSDLGGGEMLSAFLERQPRKRLAPFEALHLLHSMAVGMEPIHFLGEYHGDIHSDNILVKRVGLTFQVRLLDFFDLGRPTREKMQYDVIDLVSLLYELIGGQSGYTRAGDEIRRIVMGRKHTLIRKRFKTAGQLRIALENIAW, from the coding sequence ATGACTAACAAGCCTGAGCCGTATTTCGATCTGCGCCCCGGAATGACCCTCGGTCGGAATTACTTTGTAGTGGAGTTTCTCGGCAGTGGCTGGGAGGGCGAGGTGTACAAAGTCGAAGAACGTCGCACCGGCATTCTGCGTGCCGCCAAGGTCTTCTACGAAGGTCGACGGCTGACCGACAGGCAACTCAAGCGGTATGCGAAGAAGCTCCACAAGTTAAGACACTGTCCCATCATTACCCAATACCATCATCGAGACATGGCCAGGGTAGGACGTGAGCAGGTCGAGATTCTGGTTTCCGATCTCGGCGGTGGCGAGATGCTTTCGGCATTCCTTGAACGGCAACCTCGTAAGCGTCTGGCACCCTTTGAGGCGCTTCATCTACTCCACTCAATGGCTGTCGGTATGGAGCCGATTCATTTCCTTGGAGAGTATCACGGCGATATCCATTCAGACAACATTCTGGTTAAGCGGGTCGGGCTGACCTTCCAGGTACGTCTGCTGGATTTCTTCGATCTGGGACGGCCCACTCGTGAGAAGATGCAGTATGATGTTATTGACCTCGTGTCATTACTGTACGAACTGATCGGCGGACAGTCCGGCTACACCAGGGCGGGGGATGAAATACGGAGGATCGTGATGGGGCGCAAACACACTCTGATCCGGAAGAGATTCAAGACTGCCGGTCAGTTACGTATTGCATTGGAGAACATTGCCTGGTAA
- a CDS encoding NAD(P)/FAD-dependent oxidoreductase, which produces MPKNRSKHRVVVVGGGFGGLWATRSLRRSDVEITLVDKRTFHLFQPLLYQVATGGLSPADIASPLRGVLAHQRNVSVKLGEMIGIDFEGQRVLLRDGQLNYDSVIVATGSENHYYGNDQWRGVAPGLKTIEDALRIRNRIYSAFEKAENEADSDERTRLTTFVIIGGGSTGVELAGALGEIAQITLKDNFRSINAADTQVIILEAGEGILAGYDEKLQAAAVKSLSKLGVSVRTGVFAKAIDEEGVTVSEAGRTYCIDSRNVLWAAGIKPSPVGELLVSNENMLDKTGRVLVNPDLSLPNHENVYVIGDLAHVEDDTESPLPGTAPVAMSQGRYVASQITRKLNGQTVRPYRYRNAGQMAVIGRAAAIADLGWARFSGYPAWLLWLFVHLMYLVEYDNRLVVFIQWAWNFFTRNRGARLITYDTQSSNRQLDDDSTRADK; this is translated from the coding sequence TTGCCGAAGAATCGAAGCAAACATCGTGTGGTAGTAGTTGGGGGTGGTTTTGGCGGTCTGTGGGCTACCCGTTCTCTCCGGCGGTCCGATGTGGAGATCACACTGGTTGATAAACGCACCTTCCACTTGTTCCAGCCATTGCTCTATCAAGTAGCTACCGGCGGATTGTCTCCGGCAGATATTGCATCGCCCTTGCGGGGTGTCTTGGCGCATCAACGAAACGTGTCTGTGAAACTTGGAGAAATGATCGGGATCGATTTCGAGGGGCAGCGTGTCCTATTGCGGGACGGCCAGTTGAATTACGACAGCGTCATTGTAGCCACAGGTTCGGAAAACCACTACTATGGCAACGATCAATGGAGAGGAGTTGCGCCCGGACTCAAGACTATTGAGGATGCTCTTCGGATTCGGAACCGCATTTACTCGGCGTTTGAGAAAGCCGAGAACGAAGCCGATTCTGATGAACGGACACGACTGACCACCTTTGTAATTATTGGCGGTGGGTCTACCGGTGTTGAGTTAGCCGGTGCCCTTGGTGAAATCGCCCAAATCACTCTCAAAGACAATTTCCGATCCATCAATGCTGCTGATACACAGGTTATTATCTTGGAGGCCGGCGAAGGTATCCTTGCCGGTTATGATGAGAAACTGCAAGCTGCGGCTGTAAAGTCCCTTAGCAAATTGGGTGTGAGCGTTCGCACAGGAGTCTTTGCGAAGGCAATAGATGAAGAAGGTGTGACGGTCAGTGAGGCCGGGCGAACTTACTGTATTGATTCCCGCAATGTATTGTGGGCAGCAGGTATCAAGCCCTCACCAGTCGGGGAACTGTTGGTTTCTAATGAAAACATGTTGGACAAGACAGGCCGAGTGCTCGTAAATCCCGACTTGAGCCTCCCCAACCATGAAAACGTATACGTTATCGGTGATCTCGCCCACGTAGAAGATGATACCGAGTCTCCCCTTCCCGGCACGGCACCAGTCGCCATGTCGCAGGGTCGCTATGTGGCCTCACAGATAACGCGCAAGCTCAATGGCCAAACAGTCAGACCATATCGGTATAGAAACGCAGGTCAGATGGCTGTAATCGGGCGGGCGGCGGCGATCGCCGATCTCGGGTGGGCACGCTTCTCTGGTTACCCTGCCTGGCTGCTCTGGCTTTTTGTCCACTTGATGTACCTCGTTGAATACGACAATCGGCTCGTGGTCTTCATTCAATGGGCGTGGAACTTCTTCACTCGTAATCGTGGTGCCCGTCTGATAACTTATGACACCCAGAGCTCAAACCGTCAATTGGATGATGATTCGACACGTGCAGACAAATAA
- a CDS encoding GIY-YIG nuclease family protein gives MSYYLYILQSEAIDRLYIGVTGDLKNRIKRHNQGRSLSTKSARPWKVVHTEEFNTRSEAMMRESQLKKWKNKDRLKQLIKLGASTSE, from the coding sequence ATGAGTTACTATCTTTACATCCTGCAAAGCGAAGCAATCGACAGACTCTACATAGGAGTAACAGGCGACCTGAAGAATCGGATCAAGCGACACAACCAGGGTCGCTCACTGTCGACAAAGTCAGCCCGGCCATGGAAGGTGGTCCATACCGAGGAATTCAATACGCGTTCAGAGGCGATGATGCGAGAAAGTCAACTGAAGAAGTGGAAGAACAAGGATAGACTGAAACAGTTGATCAAGCTCGGGGCCAGCACTTCTGAATAG
- a CDS encoding ATP-grasp domain-containing protein has translation MKVAIVYNRDSKRVINLFGMPNQEKIGMKTIDRIAAGLRKGGHQVRAIEGDKDLVDNLEQFMPRVVKGELPGLVFNVSYGIQGQARYTHVPSILEMVGVPYVGSGPLAHSLALDKVVAKMIFQQNGVPTPEYNVMQTPDSDLPELPFPMIVKPKNEAVSFGLRVVKNEAELREGVTAIFDEFRQSVLVEQYVEGREINIGLLGNNPPETLPPVELLFGDTGPAIYTMEDKMRESGREISWECPPKLDPDVLETAKEIAQKAFSALGCYDCARVDMRLDGEGNLYVLEINSLPSMGEHGSYTIAAAEAGLDFGALVCRLVDVASARYFGTPSPPTMVKPTKNIGQRLTSYLVQRRDQIEKRLQAWTQVSSRTSDPTGLADSVRRLSKFCEEMALTPDPDLTDERAVWTWQSKAGLDKGILLVGHLDVPTPLSAPAVMFRRDPEWLYGEGIASSRAPLVCMQFALRALRSIRRLQNVPMALLYYTDEGRDYRYSHKIVENAVARAAKVLVLRPGNLESSVVTQRRGRRKYRFTVVGEPRRLGKVYRKRGVLRWTTFCLDEFAKLTSKESRVAVATGDLGTESYPESLPHRTTSTILVSFLDITKADAVETQMREIIKTKEFQCSLELLSDRPAMKRTKRNRQLFSELQAVADEWEIPLERESSLSPSVAGLVPSSKAVVCGLGPVARDVDTPQEAVLRLSLMQRTLLLAQYLSGQVRNKGK, from the coding sequence ATGAAAGTAGCCATCGTCTACAACCGTGACAGCAAACGTGTGATCAATCTGTTCGGAATGCCGAATCAGGAGAAGATCGGCATGAAGACCATCGACCGCATCGCCGCCGGTCTTCGCAAAGGTGGCCACCAAGTTCGAGCTATCGAGGGAGATAAGGACCTCGTGGACAACCTGGAGCAGTTCATGCCGCGCGTCGTCAAAGGGGAGTTGCCCGGCCTCGTCTTCAATGTATCCTACGGCATTCAGGGTCAGGCGCGCTACACGCACGTGCCAAGTATTCTGGAGATGGTCGGTGTTCCTTACGTCGGGTCTGGCCCGCTGGCGCACTCTCTGGCACTGGACAAGGTTGTAGCCAAAATGATCTTCCAGCAGAATGGCGTCCCCACACCCGAGTATAATGTTATGCAGACTCCCGACTCGGATTTGCCTGAGTTGCCGTTCCCAATGATAGTGAAACCGAAGAATGAAGCGGTTTCGTTCGGTCTTAGAGTGGTTAAGAATGAAGCTGAGCTGCGCGAAGGCGTTACAGCCATCTTCGACGAGTTCAGACAGTCGGTGCTGGTTGAGCAGTACGTTGAGGGGCGTGAGATCAACATCGGTCTACTGGGAAACAACCCGCCGGAAACCCTGCCGCCGGTTGAGTTATTATTCGGCGATACTGGCCCCGCCATCTATACAATGGAAGACAAGATGCGCGAGTCGGGCAGAGAAATAAGTTGGGAATGTCCTCCGAAACTTGATCCCGATGTGCTTGAAACTGCTAAGGAGATTGCACAGAAGGCCTTCTCTGCTCTCGGCTGTTATGACTGCGCTCGGGTCGACATGCGTCTTGATGGTGAGGGTAACCTCTATGTGCTGGAGATAAACAGCCTGCCAAGCATGGGAGAGCATGGCTCCTACACGATAGCGGCGGCAGAAGCCGGGCTGGATTTTGGTGCTCTCGTGTGTCGGCTGGTTGATGTGGCTTCGGCCAGGTACTTCGGTACACCCAGTCCACCGACCATGGTCAAGCCGACTAAGAACATCGGTCAGAGACTTACTTCCTACCTGGTACAGCGGCGTGACCAAATCGAGAAGCGTCTTCAAGCATGGACGCAAGTGTCCAGCCGGACCTCCGATCCTACGGGCCTGGCGGATTCGGTGCGCCGACTGTCGAAATTCTGTGAGGAAATGGCTCTGACACCTGATCCAGACCTCACCGATGAGCGAGCGGTCTGGACATGGCAGTCAAAAGCCGGACTTGACAAGGGTATACTTTTGGTTGGGCATCTGGATGTTCCGACACCCCTGAGTGCGCCTGCAGTCATGTTTCGCCGCGATCCCGAGTGGCTCTACGGCGAAGGTATCGCGTCCTCAAGGGCCCCACTGGTGTGTATGCAGTTCGCCTTGCGCGCCCTGCGAAGCATAAGACGACTTCAGAACGTGCCGATGGCCCTTCTTTACTATACCGATGAAGGCCGCGATTACCGCTACAGCCACAAGATAGTAGAGAACGCCGTTGCCCGTGCCGCGAAGGTCCTCGTTCTGCGTCCGGGTAATCTCGAAAGCAGCGTTGTTACGCAACGCCGCGGACGGAGGAAGTACCGATTCACCGTCGTGGGTGAACCGCGCCGACTGGGAAAAGTCTACCGGAAACGCGGCGTGTTAAGGTGGACCACTTTCTGCCTCGACGAATTCGCCAAGCTAACCTCCAAGGAAAGTAGGGTGGCCGTGGCGACCGGCGATCTGGGTACGGAGTCATACCCTGAGTCTCTGCCTCATCGAACGACCTCAACCATACTGGTCAGTTTTCTTGACATTACTAAAGCTGATGCGGTCGAAACGCAAATGCGCGAGATAATAAAGACGAAGGAGTTTCAGTGCAGTCTGGAACTGCTCTCAGATCGACCAGCCATGAAGCGGACCAAGAGAAACCGTCAGCTCTTTAGTGAGCTGCAAGCTGTGGCCGACGAGTGGGAGATTCCGTTGGAGCGTGAGTCGTCACTCTCCCCGTCAGTGGCCGGATTGGTTCCGTCATCGAAAGCCGTAGTCTGCGGCCTCGGACCGGTGGCGCGAGATGTTGATACGCCGCAGGAAGCCGTGCTCAGACTCAGTCTGATGCAGCGAACACTGCTGCTGGCGCAGTACCTGTCGGGCCAAGTAAGGAACAAAGGGAAATGA
- a CDS encoding metallophosphoesterase, translating to MSEEFILGHISDLHFSHGAHYRGKHTHSIEQLKNIQRIVEKTNLDKMIVTGDLTNWGDEESLLRAHSWLFDDFEVGDGTSTGLRLSPDKLGIVPGNHDAFCNTTDTGKAKSIWQRGLEKYNDVFDHHQFTPDNSCRYDWIQKGDRALFIVYVDTCYIGDPKEEKHGVKLNAQRAISKVARGEFNRKQSKQIMAWFELGMKGKLEVPNHAGEFIPSRVFATSLKIVAAHHYLFEPAGAKKERLLHLGHSEAAFTDLFSCDIDMFLCGHKHHSDITPTTYGEKLSKNGKNRHLLNIFRRILGIQMYPKQIRSKRGIFRKRSLTSLYNIITATVLKRNRASGVDDGSFVHDLIEEFKNGLADPSRFEKNVFKLLTQHGIDREDSLGKNELEDIQQRLDAAFSRDERERLIEIAKSIEKTGQNLSTRPFYHVMAGAASKTAGPTKKQRSFNTYHIQAKSGEYSIKCSRYNWDISLGEFTSPPREDHWVISDHHKFGVVE from the coding sequence ATGTCAGAAGAGTTCATCTTAGGACACATTTCAGATTTACACTTTTCTCACGGAGCCCACTATAGGGGGAAACACACACACTCAATTGAACAGCTCAAGAACATCCAGAGAATTGTTGAGAAGACGAACTTAGATAAAATGATAGTAACCGGTGATCTCACCAATTGGGGTGATGAAGAAAGCCTTTTGAGAGCACACAGTTGGCTCTTCGACGATTTCGAAGTTGGTGATGGCACTTCAACTGGCCTCAGGTTGTCTCCTGATAAATTGGGAATCGTCCCAGGGAATCATGACGCCTTCTGCAACACTACAGATACAGGCAAGGCTAAATCGATCTGGCAAAGGGGCCTAGAAAAATATAACGATGTTTTTGACCACCACCAGTTTACACCCGACAACTCGTGCCGCTATGATTGGATCCAAAAAGGCGACAGGGCACTATTCATAGTCTATGTGGACACGTGCTACATTGGAGATCCAAAAGAGGAAAAACACGGAGTAAAACTAAATGCTCAGAGAGCAATCTCCAAAGTCGCTCGCGGCGAGTTCAACCGTAAACAATCAAAACAAATAATGGCCTGGTTTGAGTTGGGAATGAAGGGAAAGCTAGAGGTTCCAAACCACGCCGGGGAGTTTATCCCATCCAGAGTATTTGCGACTAGCCTGAAAATAGTAGCAGCACATCATTACCTGTTTGAGCCAGCCGGTGCGAAAAAAGAGAGACTGTTACACCTGGGCCATTCTGAGGCAGCATTTACGGATCTTTTCTCCTGTGACATTGACATGTTTCTATGCGGGCACAAGCATCATTCGGACATTACGCCAACGACATATGGTGAGAAATTGTCAAAAAACGGCAAGAATCGGCACTTATTGAATATCTTCAGAAGAATCTTAGGCATTCAAATGTATCCAAAACAAATCAGAAGTAAACGCGGAATCTTCAGAAAGAGATCACTCACTTCCCTTTATAATATCATAACTGCCACAGTATTGAAACGCAATCGGGCATCTGGGGTAGATGACGGTAGCTTTGTTCACGATCTGATTGAGGAATTCAAGAACGGTTTAGCTGATCCAAGTAGATTTGAGAAAAACGTCTTCAAGCTCCTTACTCAACACGGGATTGATAGGGAGGACAGTTTGGGAAAGAACGAACTTGAAGATATTCAGCAGAGGCTTGACGCCGCGTTCAGCCGTGATGAAAGAGAAAGATTAATAGAAATAGCAAAGAGCATTGAAAAAACCGGGCAGAATCTCAGTACTCGACCGTTTTACCACGTAATGGCTGGAGCTGCATCCAAAACCGCAGGTCCCACAAAGAAACAACGTAGTTTCAATACGTATCACATTCAAGCCAAGAGTGGAGAATATAGTATCAAGTGCAGCAGATATAATTGGGACATATCGTTAGGCGAATTCACGAGTCCACCGAGAGAGGACCATTGGGTTATTTCGGATCATCACAAATTCGGAGTTGTAGAATAG
- a CDS encoding gamma-glutamyltransferase yields the protein MSKYGMVSTQHYLATEAGVQMLAENGNAVDAAVAAALALCVCEPAACGLGGQTALIVHRAKTKKTFVFDGSSFAPHRAIPGSIPKEERRRGYKAATVPTTPRVLAYALDRYGTLPWPRVIEPAIKLAEDGFEVSALLNALTRRELKFLRQGTASRHFLKKGRDPYRVGERFKQPALADCLKRLARRGVDDFYTGKIARAIHRDMVNNKGLIRRDDLAQVQPPIERRPVACWWEGKRVMTMPPPGAGRTLIEMLNIVSQLPKKMLRLDTPRSVLAVARVMRQAYRDRRDRPYDPNYYAQVSDHKMLSPDYGKRIAKRIRTAGETTHLSVMDRFGNAVSLTQSIERVFGSCCAAEDLGFLYNNYLMAFDHEDMSHPYHLRPAAVPWASVAPTIVFQGRVPWLVIGSPGSERITASILQVLLRLRNQSPLEAVNAPRLYCSIGGKISLEASRMRSDIPEYLEDHGFEIDIRDPYSFYMGCVQLILREGSDYIGVADPRRDGAAGGPRP from the coding sequence TTGTCGAAGTACGGGATGGTCTCCACGCAACACTACCTGGCCACCGAGGCTGGTGTGCAGATGCTGGCCGAGAATGGCAACGCCGTGGATGCCGCTGTGGCGGCTGCGCTTGCACTGTGTGTCTGCGAACCTGCGGCGTGCGGACTTGGCGGACAGACCGCCCTCATAGTGCACCGGGCCAAAACCAAGAAAACGTTCGTCTTCGATGGTTCGTCATTCGCTCCTCATCGGGCCATACCTGGTTCTATACCGAAAGAGGAACGACGAAGAGGGTACAAAGCCGCGACAGTGCCGACCACGCCTCGCGTTTTGGCTTATGCTCTTGACCGGTACGGAACCCTTCCCTGGCCTCGGGTCATCGAACCGGCTATCAAGCTTGCTGAAGACGGCTTTGAAGTCTCTGCGCTGCTGAATGCCTTGACCAGGCGTGAACTGAAGTTTCTCAGGCAAGGAACAGCGTCCCGACATTTTCTCAAGAAAGGACGCGATCCCTATCGTGTCGGTGAGCGATTCAAGCAACCGGCATTGGCTGACTGCCTCAAGAGGTTAGCCCGGCGAGGTGTCGATGACTTCTACACGGGCAAGATTGCCAGAGCGATCCACCGGGATATGGTCAATAACAAAGGGCTGATCAGGCGCGATGACCTGGCGCAGGTTCAGCCGCCGATTGAAAGACGGCCGGTCGCCTGTTGGTGGGAGGGCAAAAGAGTAATGACTATGCCTCCCCCAGGCGCCGGCCGCACTCTGATTGAGATGCTCAATATCGTCAGCCAATTGCCCAAAAAGATGCTGCGGCTCGACACACCGCGGTCCGTATTGGCGGTGGCCAGAGTCATGCGTCAGGCCTATAGAGATCGCCGTGATCGGCCTTACGATCCGAACTACTACGCGCAAGTATCGGACCATAAGATGCTCAGCCCGGACTACGGTAAGCGAATAGCCAAACGGATTCGCACGGCCGGAGAGACCACGCATCTGTCGGTCATGGACAGATTCGGCAATGCGGTGAGTCTGACGCAGTCTATTGAACGTGTATTCGGCTCGTGCTGCGCCGCTGAGGACCTTGGGTTCTTGTATAACAACTACCTAATGGCTTTCGACCACGAAGATATGTCGCATCCTTACCACCTTCGCCCCGCCGCCGTGCCATGGGCCAGCGTCGCCCCCACAATAGTGTTTCAGGGGCGCGTTCCCTGGCTCGTAATCGGATCACCCGGCAGCGAGCGCATCACGGCGTCGATTCTCCAGGTGCTTCTCAGGCTGCGAAATCAGTCGCCGCTGGAAGCGGTGAATGCCCCGCGCCTTTACTGCTCCATCGGCGGTAAAATCTCCCTGGAAGCCTCCCGCATGCGTAGTGACATCCCGGAATACCTGGAAGACCACGGCTTCGAGATCGACATTCGGGACCCCTACTCGTTCTACATGGGTTGCGTGCAACTCATACTGCGTGAGGGAAGCGACTATATCGGCGTTGCCGATCCCCGCCGCGACGGTGCCGCAGGAGGACCCCGACCGTGA
- a CDS encoding N-formylglutamate amidohydrolase gives MSLPLLISVPHAGLDIPAELKEINLLTPEQIVEDGDEGAGEIFAIADEVTSLVTTEIARAFVDMNRPENDRASDGIVKTETIYKVPIYREPLAEEQIAFLLDHYYRPYHQELNRLSSDVILGIDCHTMAAEAPPICTDAGVQRPPICLSNGDGTCSQEWLESMVDCLRESLQCDVSINDPFKGGHIIRSHAAELPWMQLELSRASFMPDEDKRHCVLSAFQQWCRSVT, from the coding sequence GTGAGTCTGCCGCTGCTCATATCCGTTCCCCATGCCGGACTGGATATTCCGGCCGAGCTGAAAGAGATCAACCTGCTGACACCGGAACAGATAGTAGAGGATGGTGATGAAGGTGCCGGAGAGATTTTCGCGATTGCCGATGAGGTCACGTCCCTGGTGACGACCGAAATCGCCCGTGCCTTTGTTGATATGAATCGCCCGGAAAATGACCGGGCCAGTGATGGTATAGTTAAGACGGAAACCATCTACAAGGTTCCTATCTACCGGGAGCCTCTGGCAGAAGAACAGATCGCTTTCCTCCTTGATCATTACTACCGACCATACCACCAAGAACTTAACCGCCTCAGTAGTGATGTCATTCTCGGCATCGATTGTCATACTATGGCCGCAGAGGCGCCGCCGATCTGCACCGACGCTGGAGTCCAGCGTCCTCCGATCTGCCTCAGCAATGGTGACGGCACCTGTTCACAGGAGTGGTTGGAGTCTATGGTTGACTGTCTGAGGGAATCATTACAATGCGACGTATCTATCAACGACCCGTTCAAAGGGGGACATATCATTCGTTCACACGCTGCGGAGCTGCCGTGGATGCAGTTGGAGTTGTCGCGGGCGTCGTTCATGCCCGATGAGGACAAGAGGCATTGTGTGCTGAGTGCCTTCCAGCAGTGGTGTAGGAGCGTAACATGA